Proteins from one Bos indicus x Bos taurus breed Angus x Brahman F1 hybrid chromosome 19, Bos_hybrid_MaternalHap_v2.0, whole genome shotgun sequence genomic window:
- the TMC8 gene encoding transmembrane channel-like protein 8: MQRQCSGQAPGEPEAEPGGEELCEQEMKRLCLSQQPVRVLPYAMMDKRFIRQLREPEGVKTSCWQQWRRRRQTAGRRLGEAARRLTRGCGLWEGALYEIGGLFGTGIQSYFTFLRFLLLLNLLTLLLTSSFVLLPLVWLRPPDPGPALNFTLQCPGSGHLPQTGVSKFNNLLWNVFTGRAFNNTYLFYGAYRAGPESSSTYSIRLAYLLSPLACLLLCFCGILRRMVKGLPQKMFLGQDYRSPLSAKVFSSWDFCIRGQEAATIKRHEISNEFKMELEEGRHLLLLQQQTRAQRACHLLTYLRVNILIGLLVVGAISAIFWATKYSQDNKEESLFLLLQYLPPGVIALVNFLGPLLFVFLVQLENYPPNTEVNLTLIWCVVLKLASLGMFSFSLGQTVLCIGRNKTSCESYGYNACDYQCWENSVGEELYKLSIFNFLLTVAFAFLVSLPRRMLVERFSGRFWVWLDREEFLVPKNVLDIVEGQTVTWMGLFYCPLLPLLNSIFIFLTFYIKKYTLLRNSRASPRRFRASSSIFFFQLVLLLGLLLAAVPLGYVVSSIRSSWDCGLFANYSAPWQVVPELVALWLPPPSQRILYYLGSHAFSFPLLILLSLVLTVCISQSQASSRAIRRLRKQLVWQVQEKWHLVDDLSRLLAEPGSGDSLGPESPVSRGSRPRSFCPGFPCPGSPGPRPRKPGPSLEDPAGLRGVSVPAHRFRFPSGSEL, from the exons ATGCAGAGGCAGTGCTCGGGGCAGGCCCCGGGGGAGCCAGAAGCCGAGCCAGGGGGCGAGGAGCTATGTGAGCAGGAGATGAAGCGGCTGTGCCTCTCCCAGCAGCCGGTGCGGGTACTGCCCTACGCCATGATGGACAAGCGCTTTATCCG GCAGCTACGGGAGCCCGAGGGGGTGAAGACCTCCTGCTGGCAGCAGTGGCGTCGCAGGCGGCAGACTGCGGGTCGGCGACTGGGGGAGGCAGCTCGGCGGCTGACCCGGGGCTGTGGGCTCTGGGAGGGGGCTCTCTACGAGATCGGCG GCCTCTTTGGCACTGGAATCCAGTCCTATTTCACCTTCCTTCGCTTCCTGCTGCTACTTAACCTGCTGACCCTGCTTCTGACCAGCAGCTTTGTCCTGCTGCCCCTGGTCTGGCTCCGGCCCCCTGACCCAGGACCGGCTCTGAACTTCA CTCTCCAGTGTCCTGGTAGTGGCCACCTACCCCAGACCGGTGTTTCCAAGTTCAACAATCTACTCTGGAATGTTTTTACCGGCAGG GCCTTCAACAACACCTATCTCTTTTACGGAGCGTACCGGGCGGGGCCCGAAAGCAGCTCGACATACAGTATCCGCCTGGCCTACCTCCTGAGCCCACTGGCCTGCCTGCTCCTTTGCTTCTGTGGGATTCTGCGGAG GATGGTGAAGGGGCTGCCACAGAAGATGTTCCTGGGCCAGGACTATCGGTCGCCTCTCAGTGCAAAGGTCTTCTCGTCCTGGGACTTCTGCATCCGGGGGCAGGAGGCCGCCACCATCAAGAGGCATGAGATCAGCAATGAATTCAAG atggagctggaggaggggcGTCACTTGCTGCTCCTGCAGCAGCAGACCCGGGCTCAGAGGGCCTGCCACCTGCTCACCTACCTTCGGGTCAACATCCTCATCGGGCTCCTGGTGGTTGGAGCCATCAGCGCCATCTTCTGGGCCACCAAGTACTCGCAGGACAACAAGGAG GAGTCCTTGTTTCTGCTGCTCCAGTACCTGCCCCCTGGGGTCATCGCCCTGGTCAACTTTCTGGGTCCCCTGCTGTTCGTTTTCCTGGTCCAGCTGGAGAACTACCCTCCCAACACTGAGGTCAACCTCACCCTTATCTG gtGCGTGGTGCTTAAGCTGGCCAGCCTGGGAATGTTCTCCTTCTCGCTGGGCCAGACCGTGCTGTGCATCGGCAGAAACAAGACCAGCTGTGAGTCCTACGGCTACAACGCCTGTGACTACCAG TGCTGGGAGAATTCGGTAGGAGAGGAGCTGTACAAACTCAGCATCTTCAACTTCCTCCTCACGGTGGCCTTCGCCTTCCTTGTCAGCCTGCCTAGGAG gatgttGGTGGAGCGGTTCTCTGGCCGGTTCTGGGTTTGGCTGGACCGAGAGGAGTTCCTGGTGCCCAAGAACGTGCTGGACATCGTGGAGGGGCAGACAGTCACCTGGATGGGCCTCTTCTACTGCCCCCTGCTGCCCCTGCTCAACAGCATCTTCATTTTCCTCACCTTCTATATCAAGAAG TACACTCTGCTGAGGAACTCCAGGGCGTCCCCTCGGCGATTCCGCGCCTCCAGCTCCATCTTCTTCTTCCAGCTGGTGCTCCTCCTGGGCCTGCTCCTGGCCGCCGTACCCCTGGGCTATGTGGTCAGCAG catccgctCCTCCTGGGACTGTGGCCTCTTTGCCAACTACTCGGCCCCCTGGCAGGTGGTCCCTGAGCTGGTGGCCCTCTGGCTCCCACCCCCCAGCCAGCGCATCCTCTACTACCTGGGTTCCCACGCCTTCAGCTTCCCGCTTCTCATCCTACTCAG CCTTGTCCTGACCGTGTGCATCTCCCAGTCCCAGGCCAGTTCCAGAGCCATCCGGAGACTGCGGAAGCAGCTGGTGTGG CAAGTCCAGGAGAAGTGGCACCTGGTGGATGACCTGTCGCGGCTGCTAGCGGAGCCGGGCTCCGGCGACTCTCTGGGGCCTGAGTCCCCTGTGTCCCGAGGATCACGCCCGAGATCCTTCTGCCCCGGATTTCCGTGCCCGGGCTCCCCGGGACCCAGGCCACGCAAGCCAGGACCCTCCCTTGAAGACCCCGCCGGGTTGCGCGGTGTCTCGGTCCCCGCCCATAGATTCCGCTTCCCCAGCGGTTCGGAGCTGTAG